From one Mustelus asterias chromosome 2, sMusAst1.hap1.1, whole genome shotgun sequence genomic stretch:
- the higd1a gene encoding HIG1 domain family member 1A, mitochondrial → MSSSDASLLPVLAPEDDQTSKLIRKSKESPFVPVGIAGFASVVAYGLYKLKSRGNKKMSVHLIHMRVAAQGCVVGAMTIGVLYSMYKEYFVKPREQKNALLHK, encoded by the exons ATGTCTTCAAGTGATGCCAGCCTGCTCCCTGTGCTTGCCCCAGAAGATGACCAAACCTCAAAGCTTATTCGGAAATCCAAGGAGTCTCCCTTTGTCCCTGTTG GGATTGCCGGGTTTGCGTCTGTGGTGGCCTATGGACTCTACAAACTGAAGAGTCGGGGGAACAAAAAAATGTCCGTACATCTTATCCACATGCGTGTGGCAGCCCAGGGATGTGTGGTGGGAGCCATGACTATAG GAGTTCTCTATTCGATGTACAAAGAATATTTCGTGAAGCCCAGGGAACAGAAAAACGCTCTACTTCACAAATGA